The nucleotide sequence atacgcttaatatcattgtttttaagtttaaatgagttgtatgtttttattttcaaattcatttctcaactttaaattacagcaaaaaatactgcagttttacaatgaaccttccactgaacatccctgcgtgcgaacttcgttttcatttcaggtgtatggcaacaccaacttttcgctaaattatagaactttaacattaaattacttaaaaactataagcctccggcaggttctgttttcagttttaagatgaggatacacccctctatcaccccctttttaccgttttttccaaagcgatcgGCACTATACTAAATTCTAGCCGTTTTTTTAGTTGAAATATCACGAATCACAATATTATCAAGCCGTTCATTGCATACTTACAACAAGTAATTTCTGTTccctttgtttatttgttttgtattattatgaTGCATGAAATCAGATGTTGgcaaaaacacgaaaaataaaGAAGTTGTTTTCAGAAAGTGTAACATTCGCTATTATGTTCGCCGTTATGGTAATGCTGAGTACAAGGCGAAATCATAGAAAATGCTCCAGGATCAACAACATTTATTTCGTGTTTGAAAGTGTTTTTGTTATAGCAAGatttatatgttttgttttcGGTAATTCGATTTTCGAGATTTCAAAGAGGATGTAAAGAGGTAATTAGGTAAACAGTAAAGAAGCAGGGcactttgacattcaaaccaacaaatcgcaagaaaaacaaattagctGCTATAGCGAAGTCACCTTGTATAGATTCGATTTGGCCTTGGTTGAATACGTACGAATTCACAATAAACCCGAACGTATTTGTGAACAAAATGTGAGTGCaacccaaggcgaattgagcACTAGtgtggcgccattaaaaagagttaatttatttttcgcgattttgacaagtgtgACGTCAGTTCAGTTCGCAataccaaacaaacaaaagaaggcAAAATTACGTGTTTATGAAAaatcagtgaatggcttggtaatattgagaTTTGGGAGATTTAAtctaatcaaactaatgaaagcatagtgccgtgtgttaaattgttaaagcCTCCTTATTCAGTTTAAAATTCGATTTGAAATTCAAACTGAATTcggaggctttatattaatttgtgctttcacaatttaggacacggcacttcgttttcattagttttattAGTTTATATCGCACAAATCACACAACTACCAATCCATtcagtgatttttcaaaaacacgtAATTTTTCCTacctttgtttgttttgttcgtttgttttgtattgagaTCTGAGGTGCCGTCAGACTTttcaaaatcgcaaaaaaattaagtaacttttttttaatggcgccactatagtattcaattcgccttgctgCGGCAAACAACGAAAGCGAGGCGAAGGCAGTCATTCATTCCGATCacaattcgaattattttttgcGCAATATACGAGAAAAAGCTCTCAATTAATTTCCTTCTCGGCTATTCTTATTCAATCATTCTTTGAAAATCAACTGTCCGGTGAGGCAGTGTGGATAATTTTGGTGCAACTgaactgatttaattttttgcgaGAAATTGCCTGCAAAAAGTGAAAAGTTGCAACCCATATCTTTATATTCACGTGTGAGTCTGGTTGTTTGTGCGTGTGGAAAAGCGAAGAAGCACAAAGCAAGTAATTGGCCGGAACAAAAGAAGGAGCTTAAAAGAATTTAGTGGTTTTGCATACGAAGTAATAAGAAATAAGTGGCTTTACAGAAGAATTTGTGAAAATGGAGCCAATAACTCAAATTATAACGAATTTGCTTTCATCGGACAGCGATGTTATTAAGAAGGTATGTAATTCACTTGGACACATGCTTTATTTCAATGATGATTTGATGATTTGGCAAAAACTTTTGTAAGTTCTGGTTAGAGAATTCAGGCAATCTCGATAATTACAATGgttaatgttaaataaataaacacagcTTATAAGAAATGTCAACTAAATTTGAGCTAACTACAAAGAACGGTGATGAATCTTCCCGAACCTAGAAAAACACGTGGACGCGCCATCAGCTCGCATGCTTTATTCTATTTGCCATTGCCATGTCGTATTTGCTCTCATTGTGATTTAGTTTCTTCGCAAGCTGTTATTTTgttcatttaaatttgaaacGTTACTTTTCTTgttgcaaatttaataaaaatatgtaaatgtaaaattaatttataaatttttatttttaagtttttgttttcaagtaGGAAGGCATTTTACGATTGGCAAAAAAGACTTTATTTTAATCACagacataaaaataatatttagttaCTGTATAAACATGAAAAACACATAAGATGGGTGTTTGTACGATTTCTCATTCGCTTGTGTGTGAGAAAAAATGTGGAAATGTTGACTTAGTGTTTACTTTGCTAAAACTAACACCATATCTATTCGTTAAGactagtttttaagtaattttgtggttaaatttgttttctatcttcaataaattttgatataataaatgcatttatcacTTATGTATCTTGTTATCAGTTGAATTAACAATAGCTGAAAAGCATGGCTGGAATAGTGTGCTACCAGacgcaaataaaacaaattgaatgCGAACAAAACTTAACAAACACACTTCGGTGCActcttttatacaaaattttataacaatGAGAGTGGATAAGGGCTTACAACacctaaattatatatacaatacatatatatatattttgttgatatgtttgtgtatttttatattaataacttTTAAAACTTACATACGTGTCTACCATATTTACCTAACTGCTAAGCGATAAACTTTTCGTAGAGAATTCTTAAAAAGAAATGCCTATAATTttgaacatttaaataaaaaagtataaaacccGAATTCACAAACCTTTAagactttaaataaatatacattatATCTTCAAATCAAGAAGCGATTGccaaaaatgaatttcttaAAACTTACATACGTGTGCCCCACATTTACCTATCAGTACAGCACAAAGTGATTAACTTTTCGTAGagaaatcttaaaaagaaaaatgcctataattttcaacatttacataattaaaaaaaggaaaaaaccgtAATACAAAAtcggaaaaataatcaaattcacAAACCTTTAagactttaataaataaattcattatagCTTCAAATCAAGAAGCGATtgccaaaaattaattatttgtaaaccttagtgtttttttatcagaacataaagaaatggaaattttctaaattcacGAACTTACACCTCGGCAATATGTCAAActtgcgagtgtatttctgccatgaaaaagctcctcagaaaaaatatctgccgttcggagtcggtttgaaactgtaggtccctacatttgtggaccaacatcgagacgcacgccacaaataggaaggggtgctcggccaaacactcagaaagatggtacgcgccaattatatatatatatacaatatatatatattaaagtaaatttcaTTTGCATGCTTCATATTCCACGAATTTTCAGTTGGGTACTTCatatttaagttaaatatataaCCAATTATATTCGTACTCAAAAACTTTTCTTCGTGTTGCACTGCTCCACTGAAAAACTGttccataaataataatatattaggtATCCAAATTAACTATTGATTaaagatttatttatattgtactATGCATATAAGCTGCATTAAGACTCGAGATATCTCATTTTCTaatcttaaaattaaaagtagaaaaagaaaaaaaataagagtGCACATATagacacatgtatgtacatttttttatatgaaatgtatGCTAACACCCACCCATTTACAATCTTGTTCGTGATCCGACCGGTTTCTTCCACGCCGGCCGGCTGTCACAACTACTAATGCTATTGGAATTCTTGATTTCGCATATTGCTTTtaacacatatttattatatatatgtatgtaggtattttatttttgcaatctGTTGCCAAGTCCAACACACAATATGTATACACTAccgaatttcattttaattaagcGGTAGTAGCACCATTTGCGCGTAtatacgtatgtttgtatgtatgtgcttataaGTAAGTTTGTACATAGAAATTTGTACATTAAAAAGCAAACCTTGAATGAAAGACTGCTGTGTCGCAAATCAAAAAGCATGCAGAATTTTAAACCTGTGATTATGGTGGATGTGGGGTGGGGCCAAATTGCGTCGCATCACACAtcccatacatatattttatgtattaagGTACagacatatttgcatatgttttGTATACAAATACGCGCACGACGTAGGTTTGGTTTTGTCTTGGTTCTATCATCTTTACGATgagtaataattataatgatttaattaatttttatacttgAAAAGACACATGGTTGCCTCGCTTCCTTTTCTTCAGTAAGTCAAATTTATTGGAATTTCTCTTTCTCTTAGCTTAATAGTTTTGAAATCCATTTCTTTTGCAGACCTGGATACATTCTGTcaagaaagtaccgggaattgttcaataaagcgcaaaataattgttgaaccttcaaaatttattttgtcgccttcaaaataggctccattcgaatcAATACACATAAGCCAACGACTAGTCCAggcatcaaagcaccttttaaacgcttttgaagagatcttcagctccttcagcgaattctccgtAATGACCTCtgtcgactcaaagcggcgccCGCGgagtttaagttttgggaaaagtaaAAAGTCACAgcgggctaaatccggtgaatacggtggcttttcaatgatatttgtcgagtttttgatcaaacaagtgttcacaatatgagcatTGTGAGACTGTGCGttgtcatggtgcaagatccatgagttttctttccacaaattgggctgttttctacgcacattctctctcaaacgtcacataacttccaaataatattctttatttaccgtagaaccatttggaacgaattccgagtgcacaacaccatgataatcaaagaaaacgagtagcatcaCTTTCACTtatgaccgactttgacgtggttttttgggtttcggctcatgtggatagcgccattcagccgtctgttgactggtttgcatgtcaaggTCATATACCCATGTATATACCATATATCACGTATGTCTTCAGCCTTCTTccgatgattttttttaaagaaattcaagtctcttggaacgagtcgaacagccacgcgtctcatgcccaattgatgatgtaaaatgttgcgaattgattcgtgagacacgctaaggtcacgagctacctctctcaaacttaaatgatggttttccagcaccgtTTCCTTAACTTTTTCGACGCTTTCATCCGTTCAAGACGTTGATGGGGCGATCAGATCGGGGCAagtcttccacgacttctcggccctttgCAAAAGtcgtataccactcgtagacttgtgtttttgataaagcacacgataggcacacgaaatcccgttcaaaacacaaaatttaaaacaaattctttgttcgatatttttgtccatagtgaaaatcgtagggcatacctgcggttgactgatataattaaatggcaaaaacatgctaattgacagatcacgcttaAACTCTGGGAGGACACTATataggacagttgtaccaacactccagcaaaaaaaaatgtatacatacatatgtataatgcgcgctttttaaatgaacaattcccgatattatTTTGACTGAATGTACATACACTTGTATATGTAAGCCAATTTGTGTGTAAAATCAGTAACAAGAGATGTGCGGTGTTATATATAAATTCGCGTAGTAGACTCTAGGTGAAGCGAATGAAttattgtttaatttgttttgtatcGTTTTTTTTCCACTGTATCGAAGAAATACACTCCCCTTTGTAGGagtattggttttttttctattttccattcaaagtaAAGGTTTCATGAAGAAGGGAAAGTGAGAATAGGAGAAATCAGCAGACTTTCAGTGTGTCGGCTACAGCTATAATCTTTGATTTCTTCAGCTACATTCTTCCAGAGTGAATGAACTTGTACACCGAACTTATACACcgtttacatataaatatacatccCCCCGCTACAAAATTTGGGCATATAAACATTTGAccggttttgactattttttttttttttttttcaatgttaattttttttaaagtatagcTCCTTGTCtaataaaaactatataaatcccattttcaagttttatgccaaaattccaattccaagaattgtttttatatggaCAAAATACGCAACATCGTCATAgagaaatgttataaaaaattaaagaattttttagtaacctcatatttgcactttattatactaaaatgtaATAAgcttttatgataaaaaatacatacataaataattggcgcgtacatttctgttaggtgtttgactgTTAGgtgtcctcctcctatttgtggcgtgcgtcttgatattgttccacaaatggagggacctacagttttaagccgaattTTCTGCCATATAAATCACATAACTTAAAAGCTTGGTAGTTGATCGCGCTCGATAGAACTGCGGATTTTATTTCCGCAATTTACCGTTCTTATAGTTCTGGTGCGCGTAACACCTTTAGTGTTTGTGATTCTTCGTACCCGAAgtgatgcgcgagctattttagcggACAATTCATACCATATCCTTTGGTTTTTAGTTCCAAGTGTCGTGTTACTAAATGGCTGCTTGCTTTCTCCAGTAGGCCATCCGAAAAGCAGCAGCCCGCAGATAAACCGGGTAAATAGTCTGAACTAAAACCGCACCGCCCCAGACTACtatttgatattcaaaaaacaaTTCTATCAATGAAGAGGATTTCCCCAAACTACCTGTGTGGTCGACACTCGTCGCTAACATATCCATATCAAAATTCTACACAGAGGAGAAGTACCACATGGCACTAGATGATGCCTTTTCTTTTTTGCcttgcaaaaatatcaatatacCCTAAGGTACATTGAACAAGTAGTTTCAGCACAGCAGCTCATTtgattttttgctatttgtcTGGTctttgaattgtaaaatttttgtttaaattactaTAAActgtcaatctttgtttatagattatGGCATTCTAGGgaccaaaaataaaagaaaaaaattgttgttgttttttgctatATCAGTACTACCTGTTATGTGTCATAATATACCCACATATTTATTGGTAGTAACCCATCTGTGCAACTTGTTTGGATTCAGCAATCAAAAGGAGCTACTTTAgatttccacgacagtcggttctacgttaccgaaacgacccggatttatatccggccaaggactatgctgctacaacaacaacaacaacctactTTAGATACAAATGTAGTATATGTCAATATACACAAATGACGAATAATTTCAAGCAAGTGATTTTTTGTGTAATGTTCTTTATTTATAGGCAACGTCTGATTTGCAGGAGGCTTACAAGCATCCCGAGACAATTCCTGCTCTTTGTGAAATTGCTGTATCTGCTCCTGAGCCGCAGGTTCGTCAATATTCTGCGGTATTACTTAAGAAGCATTTGTCAAAGTTACGTCAATGGAACAAAGTGCCGGCCGAGCAACAGCAAATGTAAGTGCAGCGTAGTCACATATTTACTATAGACATATATAATTTCCaatatttcatgttttcttttatGTAGCATTAAGCAAGGTATGCTTAATGCACTCATGCAGGAGCAGCAGAAGTCTGTACGTAAAGCTATCGCTCAATTCGTTGGTGTTTTGGTGCGCCACGAAGCCAAAAAGGCCGATTCATGGATGAATGAGGTGCTTAAGTTCATATACAGCTATTGCTCTTCGGCCGATCCCAAACAAAGTGAATTGGGTTCATCAACATTTGCCATTTTGGCTGATGCGGCACCGGATCAATTCTTGCAGCATATGGAATCGGTTTGTGAAATGTTTACAGCTGCATTGGTTGCCACAGAGGCTACTGGTAATATGGCTACGCCtgtaattttcaatattcttaCTGGCATGACTTACTTGGTGCCATTCACACTGGGCCACAACACCGCCGAGCAAACGTTGCAGAAGTCCATTCCATTGATTGTTAAATCGTTGCAAGCATTCGCAGTGCAACCAGAGGTGGATCAGTTTGTGCATGCATTTGATATCCTTGAAAGTATGGCTGATCTTAATGCTAAATTGTTGAACAATCACATTAAAATGCTGTTAGAGTTCTGCTTGGAAGCAGCTAATAATGCGCAACTTGATAGCGCTGTGCGCATCAAAGCTGTGGCTTATGTCGGTTGGTTAGTGCGTCTCAAGAAAAAATTGATCATCAAACAGAAGTTGATTGAACCCATAATACGGGTAGTTTTCAATTTGATGGCAACGGAGCCGGAAGATGAGGACGGTGAGTTGATCGATAGATTTCTAAATAATATGTTTATAtcatatgaaatttaatacggacgtctttattttaattttacgttCAATACATAAcacatattaaattaaacaatttaaattttaatttttaccaaaTGTTGCCCTTAAAAGTTATGtgatgaatttattattttttttttgttttaatttatttttttttaaattaatttttgtaatttttttattttattttttatttttgttttacgaaCCTATCGAACTAATAAtaatccaaaaaaatatattaaagcgACGCGTCAAAtagaatttaagaaaaagaataaTATTTTGGGAGAAAATGAGAAAGTTACAGACTCTATTTCGTACACCAATACTCACtgaatttcgtaagaaatttatAAGAATTCTCTAAGCCTAAAACTTAAATCTTATTtatagaatgaaaaataaaactcatcCTATAACATTTACTTTACGGCAAACAAATAATTCacgaaataattattaattgaaagtaaaataaaaattaaacggtTATATTATCTTTTAACAacgcaatttattttatgtatccaTTTAAGATGACGAAGAATACTTTTTGGGTGAAGACAACTCGAATCCCATGACTACTGCAACACAAACAATGGACCTGTTGGCATTAAGCGTACCACCAGAAAAACTGATTCCACCATTGTTGCAACTTTTGGAGCCTGCTCTGCAGGGCCCGGATCCACTGCCACGTCGCGCTGCCTATCTAAGCATGGCTGTTATTGCCGAGGGCTGCTCAGAAGCGATCTGCAATAAATATCTCGAAACTATGCTAAACATAGTTAAAGTTGGCATAACCGATCCAATACCACTCGTACGCAATGCTGCCTTCTTTGCACTCGGTCAATTTTCGGAGCATTTGCAACCGGACATCACCAAGTTCGCACCACAAATCCTACCGATACTCTTTGACTTCCTGCATCAACTCTGCAATGAATTGCGGGtaagtttttaaattgattttgtgTTTGGTTAGATTTAAAATTTCCATAATTGAGCTatttgtttacatacatatgtacgatttCAAAGATCAAATAGTGTTATTACTGCTTATATATGGTAACTTTGTACAATTTTGGCTCTCTTTGTGTTTTTCCTTTTCACTGACGCTTACCAAACAAAAGGCATCCTGGCCAATAGATGTAGCCACCGAGCCATGGCCGCCTAAAACAGATACAATACTTTATATGAATCAGCTGCAAATCAAGCGAAAATCGGTTTTAACTAATTATGTAGTGAAATTTCGTACTAATTTTGCTAGTTATTTTGATTTGTGTGTCATACATTGtaggaaagaaatatttgacTCGGTTTTTGTTCTCTTTGCACGAAAAGCTTGCACAAACTGTTCATTTTTTAAGAGTCCACATGCCAATTTAccttttaaagcaaattttattttttttcccccCTTTAGAGCGGTGGAACTGAACCTAAACATATCGATCGTATGTTCTATGCACTTGAAACTTTCTGTGAGAATTTGGAAGATGAATTGGTACCTCACTTGCCAGTGCTGATGGAAATGTAAACGACCAATAGATCATAAAAGACgtttgcatacattttaatgTGTTTATTTTCAGTTTGTTCGAAGCCTTGAACCCCAACAATTCAGTGCGCGTTCGCGAACTTGCTTTAAGCGCCATTTCCGCTGCTGCTAAtgcaacaaatgaaaatatgctGCCCTATTTCCCACGTTTAATCACAATCTTACAATCGTACTTGGCACCAACTGAAAACGAAGACATCATCAGTCTACGCCCACAAGCTATTGATACTTTGGCAGCTTTGGCGCGTACTATTGGCAAGCAAAACTTCATGCCCTTAGCCACCGATACAATgacttttgctttaaatttgctcGAAAAAGCCGAAGATCCCGATGTACGTCGTGCTCTTTACAATCTGATTGCATCATTGGCTGAAGTGGTTAACGAAGAGATGGCATCAGTTTTTCCAAAGGTAATTGAACGCATGTTCGATTCTATACTCTCCACTGAAGAAGTAGTGCCCGAATTTAAAGATGATGATGGTGTACCAGCACCAGCTGAAGAGGCTGATGAGAATGAAGATGACATCGATATTGAAAATTCAGATGAGGACGAGGATGATTTAGATAATATTGCTGGATACAGTGTTGAAAACTCATATTTGGATGAGAAAGAAGAGGCCATATTGGCATTGAAAGAATTCGCTGAACATACTGGTACCGCTTTCATTCCATACTTGGAGAAATCTTATCAAAATGTCTACAAGATGATCGATCATCCACAGGAGGATATACGCAAGGTGTCAATTGATGCATTGAGCTCATTCGTTGTTGCTCTCTTCAAACAACAGGATTTGCATGGTGTATCTAATGCGATTACAATTTTGTTACCCAAACTGGGACAAATTGTTCACGATGACGAAGAAGTATCGGTTGTGTTGTCGGCCCTCGAAGGTTTGGGTGATCTATTAAAAGAGTTGAAGCAAGTCACCTTGCCGACCATTGAGCTGCGTGACGTTGTATTCGCCTGCATTACCGACGTCCTACAGGGCAAGGTTGCTTGCCAATTCGATGAGTCGACTGGCGATGATGATGAAGATGCCGAGGAGAGCGAATACGATGAGGCGATCGTTGAGGGTGCTGGCAATATGCTGCCATTGTTGGGAGCGGCAATGGGACCCGATCAATTTAGGCCATATTTTGAGCGCACATACCCGATTATCTTACAAAAATTGGTATGCACAGAGAAATAAAATTACTACACTGTTACGTTAATAAATAACATTGATTTGCAGCAAAAGGCAAAGAAAAACGAAGATCTTGAATCTCAACGCGCTTTCGCTTACGGTGCATTGGCAGAATGCTTTGCACCTTTACAAAAACACACTGGAGCATTTTTCAATACATTCTGTCCAATTATGATTACTGGACTCTCTGATGAATTCGATCAAGCACGCCAAAATGCTGTATACGGCCTGGGTGAATTGGTTTTATACTCTGAGGAGAAATCATACGAGTAAGTGCTGGCAATACTTGGAAATTGTTTGTGCGAATTAATAACACTAATATTTGCTTGTTGTTTGCAGAGCTTATCCTCACATTTTAAATGCCCTATCACAAGCTGTTTCGAAGGAGACCAAACCTAGTGCATTAGATAATATTTGTGGCGCTATTGCACGTCTTATTATCATAAACAGTTCTTTGGTGCCGCTCGCCCAAGTGTTGCCTGTCTTCATGCAACACTTGCCCCTTCGCGAAGATTTCGATGAAAATGCATCCGTCTTTAAGTGCTTGAAGCAATTATATTTGCAGGCGCGCGATGCGATCGCTGGCTCATTGGAACAGATTATAGCGATATCCATACACGTACTCTACAAAAAGGAATACACAGAAAAGGAAACATATGACACAGCTTTGGGCCTACTGCAAGAGATACGTGAAAATTATCCCGATAAATTCAGTACAGTTGCCAATTCGAACCCGGAAATTATTGCCTTCTTGCAAACGCTATAAATGATAACGATTGAAAGTAAAGAATAGCAACCGGACATTCATTTCATATACTTCAGCAAAATTTAGAGTTATTTACGTGAATAATGAACGGTACGGAAAAGTAATTGTCTCCATTACAACTTACAAAGAAAAGTAGTTTCAAAAGCACACACCCTACTTAAACAAAAACTCGACTTTATGCTATATTTGAAATCTACCATTTAAACATAATTGTTTTGTGCTATCTTTTCCTTTTGGGGTGTAAAAACAAAGACTTAAGACTGcgcgcatttttttttaatccaaaacAGCATAGGGAAAAGCCCGAACTGCTCAATTGCAGCTaaggaaatttttaaatcagGGACTGGAAGCCGGAAACGAGtatttaatagtaaaaaaatatgtgttatataaaaattaatatttactttttatttctcttttttgcacagaaatatttttgttaaatatttcttaaaccTTTAGATCATGTTTTCCTCCGTGAAGACGAGTTGAATATatctttgtgtaaaaaatttattcgtgAATGTTACAAAACGCACTAAGAAATATTAGTTCTTACTTAAATTTCCATGTACCAGTCCTTGTTACCACTTAAGCGATTGGGTAACTAATTTTCCTGCATGTTTTggaaaattaacattaattaaaatttccatgTACCAGTCCCTGTTACCACTTAAGCGATTGGGTAACTAATTTTCCTGCATGTTTTggaaaattaacattaattaaTGACATTAttcctatatatatatttttttttaaagtacacATTGTAAAaggcaaatatttaatatcagGGCGTCGGTGCACATGTGCCTTcaagtataattttaaaatttttagtggaCACTtttgttcaaattgaaattgttaATTGTGTTAAGCCtacgctttttttattttgtgaaatgaaaaattaacaacGAAATTTGTCTCTCAGTAATGTCATTAAATACATCTCTCCATTAGCCGTGTTTGCAAGAAAAATTGAGTTCAATTACTTTTTGGTTATGAGATATAACTAGCGCTTTTGAATTACTTATCAACTGTAATAATTACATGCATGGAGCTTGAAGTAACggactgcattttttttttttacaaatgtgcACCAAAGGCAATAATTCAGTTAAGCAATTACTGCTATATAAACAAGCAAACGAATACTCTatgcaatgaaaaaatatatatagatatttaaatAACACATTAAATACATGCACTTGTATACTCCAACGTTAAACGTCCGAATAAGGCAACTAAGACACATCCATTTTTATTATCCGAATATGTTTAACACAATTTCGTttttataagaagaaaaaaacattaaagattAACAttaaagaataataaataaatatgcctTAGATTTATATGTAGTTTTGTATATTTAAGATATACACATGGAGAGCTTCCCACGTACAAATTTCATCTCCGAAATTCCATTAAACAGCAATCATAAgagaaattgtgattttt is from Anastrepha ludens isolate Willacy chromosome 4, idAnaLude1.1, whole genome shotgun sequence and encodes:
- the LOC128861138 gene encoding importin-4-like produces the protein MEPITQIITNLLSSDSDVIKKATSDLQEAYKHPETIPALCEIAVSAPEPQVRQYSAVLLKKHLSKLRQWNKVPAEQQQIIKQGMLNALMQEQQKSVRKAIAQFVGVLVRHEAKKADSWMNEVLKFIYSYCSSADPKQSELGSSTFAILADAAPDQFLQHMESVCEMFTAALVATEATGNMATPVIFNILTGMTYLVPFTLGHNTAEQTLQKSIPLIVKSLQAFAVQPEVDQFVHAFDILESMADLNAKLLNNHIKMLLEFCLEAANNAQLDSAVRIKAVAYVGWLVRLKKKLIIKQKLIEPIIRVVFNLMATEPEDEDDDEEYFLGEDNSNPMTTATQTMDLLALSVPPEKLIPPLLQLLEPALQGPDPLPRRAAYLSMAVIAEGCSEAICNKYLETMLNIVKVGITDPIPLVRNAAFFALGQFSEHLQPDITKFAPQILPILFDFLHQLCNELRSGGTEPKHIDRMFYALETFCENLEDELVPHLPVLMEILFEALNPNNSVRVRELALSAISAAANATNENMLPYFPRLITILQSYLAPTENEDIISLRPQAIDTLAALARTIGKQNFMPLATDTMTFALNLLEKAEDPDVRRALYNLIASLAEVVNEEMASVFPKVIERMFDSILSTEEVVPEFKDDDGVPAPAEEADENEDDIDIENSDEDEDDLDNIAGYSVENSYLDEKEEAILALKEFAEHTGTAFIPYLEKSYQNVYKMIDHPQEDIRKVSIDALSSFVVALFKQQDLHGVSNAITILLPKLGQIVHDDEEVSVVLSALEGLGDLLKELKQVTLPTIELRDVVFACITDVLQGKVACQFDESTGDDDEDAEESEYDEAIVEGAGNMLPLLGAAMGPDQFRPYFERTYPIILQKLQKAKKNEDLESQRAFAYGALAECFAPLQKHTGAFFNTFCPIMITGLSDEFDQARQNAVYGLGELVLYSEEKSYEAYPHILNALSQAVSKETKPSALDNICGAIARLIIINSSLVPLAQVLPVFMQHLPLREDFDENASVFKCLKQLYLQARDAIAGSLEQIIAISIHVLYKKEYTEKETYDTALGLLQEIRENYPDKFSTVANSNPEIIAFLQTL